One segment of Strix aluco isolate bStrAlu1 chromosome 4, bStrAlu1.hap1, whole genome shotgun sequence DNA contains the following:
- the TUNAR gene encoding protein TUNAR isoform X3 — MVITSGNEEDKGSQEKESKEETILAMLGIIGTILNLIVIIFVYIYTTL; from the coding sequence ATGGTAATCACTAGTGGAAATGAAGAAGATAAAGGCAgtcaagaaaaggaaagcaaagaagaaacCATCTTGGCAATGCTTGGAATTATTGGGACAATTCTGAACCTCATTGTGATCATTTTTGTGTATATTTACACAACGTTGTAA